A genomic region of Candidatus Limnocylindrales bacterium contains the following coding sequences:
- a CDS encoding nuclear transport factor 2 family protein has translation MKYLTAEEARHFTDKWLPAWTGNDPELLASFYSDDALYLDPAIPAGVRGKAALLAYFRKLLAYNPAWVWKHIEGIPLEDGFLNKWCATIPVGSRTLEVIGVCSVQLDAVGKIRRNEVWFDRSALLAEIEKARHA, from the coding sequence ATGAAGTACCTGACCGCCGAAGAAGCACGACACTTTACCGACAAGTGGCTCCCGGCCTGGACCGGCAACGATCCGGAGCTGCTCGCGAGCTTCTATTCCGACGATGCGCTGTATCTGGATCCCGCGATTCCCGCGGGCGTGCGCGGCAAGGCCGCGCTGCTCGCGTATTTCCGCAAGCTGCTCGCGTACAACCCGGCCTGGGTCTGGAAACACATCGAGGGAATTCCGCTCGAGGACGGCTTTCTCAACAAGTGGTGCGCGACGATTCCCGTCGGCTCGCGCACGCTCGAAGTGATCGGTGTCTGTTCGGTTCAGCTCGACGCCGTCGGAAAGATCCGCCGCAACGAAGTCTGGTTCGATCGCTCCGCTCTGCTCGCGGAGATCGAAAAGGCACGCCACGCGTAG
- a CDS encoding ATP-dependent DNA ligase produces the protein MFPIEPPVEPMLAKLAEEIPAAGGFLYEPKWDGFRSIVFRGGPGEVFIQSRDSRPLDRYFPEMHDAFAELLPDGCVVDGELVMPAAAGLDFDALQMRLHPAASRVAKLAKETPASFVAFDLLAAGGRSMLELPQAERRRELEKLLGRTKPPIHLTPMTRDLETATRWLREFEGAGLDGVIAKPETALYQPGKRAMFKVKHVRTADCVVAGFRWHKQGEGLVGSLLLGLYDGAGVLHHVGVSSAFTMSVRRELAAELEPLRRNAMAGHPWRDWAQADESSQRMPGAQSRWSGGKDLSWEPLRIERVCEVKYDHLQGDRFRHATIFLRWRPDKKPADCRYDQLEVTTPYELAKVFGEQKSRRAAAR, from the coding sequence GTGTTCCCGATCGAGCCGCCCGTCGAGCCCATGCTCGCAAAACTCGCGGAGGAAATTCCCGCAGCAGGCGGTTTCCTCTACGAACCGAAATGGGACGGCTTCCGTTCCATCGTGTTTCGCGGAGGCCCCGGCGAGGTCTTCATCCAGAGCCGCGATTCGCGTCCGCTCGATCGATACTTCCCGGAAATGCACGACGCATTCGCCGAGCTTCTTCCCGACGGCTGCGTCGTCGACGGCGAGCTCGTGATGCCGGCCGCGGCCGGGCTGGATTTCGACGCGCTGCAGATGCGGCTTCATCCGGCAGCATCGCGCGTCGCCAAGCTCGCGAAGGAGACGCCGGCGTCGTTCGTTGCGTTCGATCTTCTCGCGGCGGGCGGCCGCAGCATGCTCGAGCTTCCGCAGGCCGAGCGCCGCCGCGAGCTCGAAAAGCTGCTCGGCCGAACGAAGCCGCCGATCCACCTAACACCGATGACGCGCGATCTCGAAACGGCTACGCGATGGCTTCGCGAGTTCGAGGGAGCAGGGCTCGACGGCGTCATCGCCAAGCCGGAGACGGCGCTGTACCAGCCGGGCAAGCGCGCGATGTTCAAGGTGAAGCACGTGCGAACCGCCGATTGCGTCGTGGCTGGCTTTCGCTGGCACAAGCAGGGCGAGGGCCTGGTCGGATCGCTTCTGCTCGGGCTCTACGACGGCGCCGGCGTTCTTCACCATGTCGGCGTCTCCTCCGCATTCACGATGTCGGTGCGCCGCGAGCTTGCCGCCGAGCTCGAACCGCTTCGCCGCAACGCGATGGCCGGCCATCCGTGGAGAGACTGGGCGCAGGCTGACGAGAGCTCGCAGCGGATGCCCGGTGCGCAAAGCCGCTGGAGCGGCGGCAAGGATCTTTCGTGGGAACCGCTGCGCATCGAGCGCGTCTGCGAAGTGAAGTACGACCACCTGCAAGGCGACAGGTTCCGTCACGCAACGATCTTTCTGCGCTGGCGTCCCGACAAGAAGCCGGCCGACTGCCGATACGATCAGCTCGAGGTCACGACTCCTTACGAGCTCGCGAAGGTGTTCGGCGAGCAGAAGTCGCGCCGGGCGGCCGCCCGCTAG
- a CDS encoding SRPBCC domain-containing protein, whose amino-acid sequence MIDLSREIDAPPPVVWDVVTNLAAYPEWNPFVVACRSGLKAGDPIVMQVRLFPWFTQSQTEAVFEHVPQARLCYGLDGGRAGAIISRRCHEVAAGAAGRTHYRSHFELSGWLSPVVAAMLGSRLEHGFRSMTDALQRRAEQTRT is encoded by the coding sequence GTGATCGATCTTTCGCGCGAGATCGATGCGCCGCCGCCGGTGGTCTGGGACGTCGTCACGAATCTCGCGGCCTATCCGGAATGGAATCCGTTCGTCGTCGCATGCCGGTCCGGCCTCAAAGCCGGAGATCCGATCGTCATGCAAGTGCGGCTGTTTCCGTGGTTCACGCAGTCGCAGACCGAAGCGGTCTTCGAGCACGTCCCGCAGGCTCGTCTCTGCTACGGACTCGACGGCGGCCGGGCCGGCGCGATCATCAGCCGCCGCTGCCACGAGGTCGCAGCGGGCGCCGCGGGGCGCACGCATTACCGCTCGCACTTCGAGCTTTCGGGCTGGCTGAGCCCGGTCGTCGCGGCAATGCTCGGATCACGGCTCGAGCACGGCTTTCGTTCGATGACCGACGCCCTTCAGCGGCGCGCCGAACAGACGCGCACGTAA
- a CDS encoding cytidylate kinase-like family protein codes for MPPVMGFRVVCISYTDGAGAEPVGHRVADQLGYRYVNEEIILEASRMARVDPALVTAAEKKQSFFDRLLDSLASAQQTLGPAALAAGFAVPIVPEVTTTRPADKEDLRTLIRAVIHEVGKQGNAVIAAHAASLALAGRSGVMRVLLTAPDDVRARRIATERGLSQEDAAEAIARGDSGRREYLRTFYEVDDESPTRYDVVLNTEVLTAEQAASIIVTVAR; via the coding sequence ATGCCACCGGTCATGGGATTCCGCGTGGTCTGCATCTCGTACACGGACGGCGCCGGCGCCGAGCCGGTCGGTCACCGCGTCGCCGATCAGCTCGGTTATCGCTACGTGAACGAGGAGATCATCCTCGAAGCTTCGCGCATGGCGCGCGTCGATCCGGCGCTCGTTACTGCCGCGGAAAAGAAGCAGTCGTTCTTCGACCGCCTGCTCGACAGCCTCGCCTCCGCGCAGCAGACTCTCGGGCCTGCCGCGCTCGCCGCGGGTTTCGCCGTTCCGATCGTTCCCGAGGTCACCACCACGCGTCCGGCCGACAAGGAAGACCTTCGCACGCTGATCCGCGCGGTGATCCACGAAGTCGGCAAGCAGGGCAATGCGGTGATCGCGGCGCATGCCGCGTCGCTGGCCCTTGCCGGCAGGAGCGGCGTGATGCGTGTGCTGCTCACTGCGCCCGACGACGTGCGTGCTCGTCGCATCGCGACCGAGCGGGGCCTGTCGCAGGAGGACGCCGCGGAAGCTATCGCCAGAGGCGACAGCGGCCGGCGCGAATACCTGCGTACGTTCTACGAAGTGGACGACGAATCGCCGACCCGCTACGACGTCGTGCTCAACACCGAAGTGCTCACCGCCGAGCAGGCCGCGTCGATCATCGTCACGGTCGCAAGGTAG
- a CDS encoding alkaline phosphatase family protein yields the protein MVCKKPTPYSLLVTGTSLIALLLGSAFPDTALAAHDHHGANAGSKTPRKARSSVKHIVVVMMENRSFDHLLGWMPNADGNQNLAYPAEDGSMISTMPLAPDWQGCTHPDPDHSFDGARVEYDDGKMDGFLVAGANDEYAIGYYNEADRPFFNTFAQTFTTLDHFFAAHLGSTYPNRIFQHAAQTDRIENTLDISTLPTIWDRLAEAGISNRYYFSDVPFLLLWGAKYAPIFATHEQFLVDAAAGKLPAVSFVEPRFLDEESGTSGDDHPHADIRTGDAFLAEAFSAVVHGPDWSNTVFIVTYDEWGGFFDHVAPPRVVAPNDVDPDVVDGKVLLGMRVPAVVASPFTRSAAGNPRVDSTVFDHTSVLKLIEWRWNLAPLTARDASSDVGNLLTVLDFAHPDASVPSLPSPPAPPPSICESPIPTDDLPLSAILELLPLLGGQQAP from the coding sequence ATGGTCTGCAAAAAACCCACACCGTACAGCCTGCTCGTGACCGGCACTTCGCTGATCGCACTTCTTCTGGGATCCGCGTTTCCCGACACCGCACTCGCTGCGCACGATCATCACGGAGCAAACGCCGGATCGAAGACTCCGCGCAAGGCGCGCTCGAGCGTAAAGCATATCGTCGTCGTGATGATGGAGAACCGCAGCTTCGATCATCTCCTCGGATGGATGCCGAATGCGGACGGCAATCAGAACCTTGCGTACCCTGCCGAGGACGGATCGATGATCAGCACGATGCCGCTGGCTCCCGACTGGCAAGGATGTACCCATCCGGACCCGGATCATTCGTTCGACGGCGCGCGGGTAGAATACGACGACGGCAAGATGGACGGATTCCTCGTCGCGGGGGCGAACGACGAGTATGCAATCGGCTATTACAACGAGGCAGACCGGCCGTTCTTCAATACCTTTGCGCAGACGTTCACGACGCTCGACCACTTCTTCGCTGCGCACCTCGGATCGACCTATCCGAACCGGATCTTTCAGCACGCCGCGCAGACCGACCGCATCGAGAACACGCTCGACATCTCGACGCTGCCGACGATCTGGGACCGGCTCGCCGAAGCCGGCATCAGCAACCGCTACTATTTCTCGGACGTCCCGTTCCTTCTTCTGTGGGGTGCGAAATACGCGCCGATCTTTGCGACGCACGAGCAGTTCCTCGTCGATGCCGCCGCCGGAAAGCTGCCCGCGGTTTCGTTCGTCGAGCCGCGTTTTCTCGATGAGGAGAGCGGCACGTCGGGCGACGATCATCCGCACGCCGACATCCGTACCGGCGATGCGTTTCTTGCCGAGGCCTTCAGTGCGGTCGTTCATGGTCCGGACTGGAGCAATACGGTGTTCATCGTGACGTACGACGAATGGGGCGGATTCTTCGATCACGTCGCGCCGCCGCGCGTGGTCGCCCCGAACGACGTCGACCCAGACGTTGTCGACGGCAAGGTGCTTCTCGGCATGCGCGTGCCCGCCGTCGTCGCGTCACCGTTCACGCGCAGCGCAGCCGGAAATCCTCGCGTCGATTCGACGGTTTTCGATCACACGTCGGTCCTCAAGCTGATCGAATGGCGCTGGAACCTTGCTCCGCTCACGGCCCGCGATGCATCGAGCGATGTCGGAAACCTGCTGACGGTCCTCGACTTCGCGCATCCGGATGCGAGCGTCCCGTCGCTGCCGTCGCCGCCCGCGCCGCCGCCTTCGATCTGCGAGTCTCCGATCCCGACCGACGATCTGCCGCTGTCGGCAATCCTCGAGCTCCTGCCGCTGCTCGGCGGACAGCAGGCTCCATAA
- a CDS encoding DUF3995 domain-containing protein yields MAFTIACVLAILSMLHVYWGVEGIEAPSAVIPEVDGKPAFIPDARDCYAVAAALALASILVTTRGGLLRSPFPEAWTQIGTISVGAVLAVRAIGDFHLMGFFKRVRGTAFAEWDTHLFSPLSLVLGLATLWVALMDKTF; encoded by the coding sequence GTGGCGTTTACGATCGCTTGCGTTCTCGCAATTCTCTCGATGCTGCACGTCTACTGGGGCGTCGAGGGCATCGAAGCTCCGTCCGCAGTCATTCCCGAAGTCGACGGCAAGCCGGCGTTCATTCCGGATGCCCGCGACTGTTACGCCGTCGCTGCGGCGCTGGCACTCGCGTCCATACTCGTCACGACGCGCGGTGGACTGCTGCGCTCGCCGTTTCCCGAAGCATGGACGCAGATCGGAACGATTTCGGTCGGAGCGGTGCTCGCCGTTCGTGCGATCGGAGACTTCCATCTGATGGGCTTCTTCAAGCGCGTGCGCGGAACGGCGTTTGCCGAATGGGACACGCATCTGTTCTCGCCGCTCAGCCTGGTGCTCGGTCTTGCGACCCTGTGGGTCGCGCTGATGGACAAAACGTTCTGA
- the nth gene encoding endonuclease III → MPRESTTDRRKRARRIAKKLFAAHPDATIALSFRNPFELICATVLSAQCTDERVNKTTPALFERFPDARSMAGASPDELENLIRSTGFYRAKARSLLGLASAITTAHRGVVPKTMEELVELPGVGRKTANVVLGNAYGTPGIVVDTHVRRVSGRLELTASDDPVEIESDLMQLIERADWTMFSHAMIFHGRRICIARKPKCPECPLLDDCPFPKRAGIAVAPDRVAGRTDPRAPTRSAGGAKRKIPS, encoded by the coding sequence ATGCCCCGCGAATCGACAACCGACCGCAGGAAGCGTGCGCGACGGATCGCGAAGAAACTCTTCGCAGCGCACCCCGATGCGACCATCGCGCTGAGCTTCCGGAATCCGTTCGAGCTGATCTGCGCAACCGTGCTGTCGGCGCAGTGTACCGACGAGCGCGTGAACAAGACGACGCCGGCGCTGTTCGAGCGTTTCCCCGACGCGCGCTCGATGGCCGGCGCGTCGCCGGATGAGCTCGAGAACCTCATCCGCTCGACGGGATTCTACCGGGCCAAGGCGCGCTCGCTGCTTGGTCTTGCCAGTGCGATCACGACCGCACATCGCGGAGTCGTGCCGAAGACAATGGAAGAGCTCGTCGAGCTGCCTGGTGTCGGCCGCAAGACGGCCAACGTCGTGCTCGGCAATGCGTACGGCACGCCGGGCATCGTCGTCGACACGCACGTTCGCCGCGTATCGGGCAGGCTCGAGCTGACGGCCAGCGACGATCCGGTCGAGATCGAATCGGACCTGATGCAGCTCATCGAGCGCGCCGACTGGACGATGTTCTCGCACGCGATGATTTTTCACGGGCGACGGATCTGCATCGCGCGAAAACCAAAATGCCCGGAATGTCCGCTTCTCGACGATTGTCCGTTCCCGAAGCGCGCTGGAATAGCGGTGGCTCCCGATCGGGTTGCCGGCAGAACCGATCCGCGCGCACCGACGCGTTCGGCGGGAGGTGCGAAACGAAAGATCCCGTCTTGA
- a CDS encoding DNA primase small subunit domain-containing protein: protein MAASKSETRVLEIEGREVAITNPQKVLFPDAGYTKLDVARYYLSVAAGALRGAGGRPNVLVRYPNGIGESFFFQKRASEHRPDWIEVVTISFPSGRVAEEVVPRDAAALAWMANLACIELHPHPVLAEDLDHPNELRVDLDPVPGVEWPQIRAVAAVVREVLSEYSLVGWPKTSGSRGIHINVRIQRRWGFDDVRRAAVALAREVERRAPAIASSKWWKEERHGVFLDYNQNAKDRTVASAYSIRPKPDARVSAPLDWSEIDECDPADFTIATMPARFREIGDRHAAIDDHASSLELLLELADRQAKDGLGDAPWPPHYAKQKNEPPRVQPSKRKLAANATERRSAANPLIEVGRAWRREDALAGLERWKKRHRRVSEYLEPADILVDAMRGKSSTWTRVRVNLRNVPPPLQPEQEPLDPDEDVSSGRPPGATSARRTPSRARKES, encoded by the coding sequence ATGGCGGCAAGCAAAAGCGAAACCCGCGTCCTCGAGATCGAAGGTCGCGAAGTTGCGATCACGAATCCGCAGAAGGTTCTGTTTCCGGACGCCGGCTACACCAAGCTCGACGTCGCCCGGTACTACCTGTCGGTCGCCGCCGGCGCGCTGCGCGGAGCCGGCGGTCGTCCGAACGTGCTCGTGCGTTACCCGAACGGAATCGGCGAGTCGTTCTTCTTCCAGAAGCGTGCGAGCGAGCATCGGCCCGACTGGATCGAAGTGGTGACGATCTCGTTTCCGTCCGGCCGCGTCGCGGAGGAAGTCGTTCCGCGCGATGCCGCAGCGCTTGCGTGGATGGCCAACCTCGCCTGCATAGAATTGCACCCGCATCCGGTGCTCGCCGAGGATCTCGATCATCCGAACGAATTGCGTGTCGATCTCGATCCCGTGCCCGGCGTCGAATGGCCGCAGATCCGCGCCGTCGCCGCTGTGGTTCGCGAAGTGCTGTCGGAATATTCGCTAGTCGGCTGGCCGAAGACATCGGGCTCGCGCGGCATCCACATCAACGTGCGCATCCAGCGACGCTGGGGATTCGACGACGTGCGCCGCGCCGCGGTAGCGCTGGCGCGCGAGGTCGAACGGCGCGCGCCTGCCATCGCATCGAGCAAATGGTGGAAGGAAGAACGTCACGGCGTCTTCCTCGACTACAACCAGAACGCGAAGGATCGCACCGTTGCGTCCGCATACTCGATCCGTCCGAAGCCCGATGCCCGCGTGTCGGCACCGCTCGACTGGAGCGAGATCGACGAATGCGATCCCGCCGACTTCACGATCGCAACGATGCCGGCGCGCTTTCGCGAGATCGGAGACCGCCACGCGGCCATCGACGATCACGCGTCGAGCCTCGAGCTTCTGCTCGAGCTTGCCGACCGTCAGGCGAAAGACGGTCTCGGCGACGCGCCGTGGCCGCCGCACTATGCGAAGCAGAAGAACGAGCCGCCGCGCGTGCAGCCGTCGAAGCGCAAGCTCGCGGCGAACGCGACCGAGCGCCGCTCCGCGGCCAATCCGCTGATCGAAGTCGGCCGTGCGTGGCGGCGCGAAGATGCGCTCGCGGGTCTCGAACGCTGGAAGAAACGCCACCGCCGCGTGTCGGAGTATCTCGAGCCCGCCGACATCCTGGTGGACGCGATGCGTGGAAAATCCTCGACGTGGACGCGCGTGCGCGTGAACCTGCGCAACGTGCCGCCGCCGCTGCAGCCCGAGCAGGAACCGCTCGATCCCGACGAGGACGTCTCTAGCGGGCGGCCGCCCGGCGCGACTTCTGCTCGCCGAACACCTTCGCGAGCTCGTAAGGAGTCGTGA